Within the Leptospira johnsonii genome, the region ACTGAAGTTCCAATCACAGGGATCAAAGAGAAGAATGCAGCAAGACTCGCGTATAAGAACGGGTTGGAAATTTTTGCGAATAAAAGAAGAATATAAACAGCAGCCCCCTGCATAATGGAAACAATTAGATTTCCTTTAAATACAGTCTGAACCGCGGCGGCAACCTTTCTACCAACTTGTTCTTCCACCTCGGTGGAGAAGGGGAGATTGTCCAAAATGAACCTTTCTATCTTTCTTCCGTCTTGGTAAAAAAAGAACAAAAGTAAAAGTGAGAAGAAGAGATTCATGATAATCCCGGCTGGAAGATCGATAGAACCTAGAATAAAAGAAGAAGCATTACTCAAAACTGCGTACAAGCTATCCAAGTTTAGGATATCTATATAATTCTTAGCAAAGTCCCCGTAAATTTCAGGAAGTTTTACCCAAAAGAATGGATTATCCGTAAATAGATCCGTAAGAATATTCAAACTCATGATCGTATCTATGATCTTATCTTCCGAAAGAGAGATCCTGATCTTGAATAGAATGGAAAGAGATTCTTCGATCAGAGTGCGGATCATAAAATAAGAAGGCAAAATTACGATCATACAAACAGAACCGATCATGATCCATGGGGCCACTGGCTCGAATCTGGGGCCGACCAATCTTCTCAATTGTTTGTATTGTTTACGTGTAGCTAAGTATAAGATCAAAGCGACAAGTGCGGAATAGAAATAAGGCCTTAAAACTACGAATAATAAAAGTCCCGTCCCGATGCAGAATATGCCTAGGATCAGGTTAAAAAGTTTTCGGTTGGTTTCCTGTCCTTCTTTGGGGGACATCAAAATCCTCGGTTCGCAGTTTTCTGGAATAATTTTACGATACTTCCTTTTTCTTCGGAATGGATGGTGATCGCGAGTATCTTATGCCTAAGAACGTCCACCAAATACAGACTTTTCTCCTCAGATTTTTGACTCTGTAAAATTTTATGACCGAAACTGGAGATCAAATATTCGTAATATCTCTCCATCGTGGTTTTTGGAAGAGAAGTTTTAAAAACTACAACCGCTTCCTTATTATCCAGCAAACGATCCGCTTTCAATTCGGTAAAAAACAATACCTCAGAATCATCCGGAACAAAATTGCTCGGAATGGAAGAAGGTGCCTTATATGGTTTTTCAACTATGGTGAGTTGGTTATGCCTGAAAATTTTAGGTCTGTCCTTGACCTTTTTGGTTTTTACAGGGTCAGGGTTCATCAAATCGGGTAATTTGGGTTCTTGAGAAAAAAGAGAAAAATTCCCGATCAGTAAAAATACTAGAACCAAACCGAGGACTTGCGAGAAACTGCGGCCTTCCACGAAATTTAGTTGAATCTAACGCTTCCCCCTTGACAATCCTTTTCTAGATGCAATTCGCCGGATTCGATTTTTATATCCAAACTCTATTGGATTGGGTATCCGGTCTGCCCAGTGCTCTGGTCTGGTTTTTTTTCGCCTTTTCCAATTTTACCGAAAACGTTTTTCCTCCTTGGCCGGGTGATACAGTCACTGCATTCGGAGGATTTTTACTAGCAAGAGGCGCCTTAAGTTTTTGGGAATTGGTCTCAAGCACCTTAGTTGGAAATCTTGCAGGCGCCTGGGTAATGTATGCATTCGGCCATAAACTATTAGATTGGCTGAAGAATAGAAACTTCCCATTCAAATCGGAACTGTACAACGAAGAAGCCATAGAAAAAACCTTGGCTTGGTTTTCTAGGAATGGAGTCGTAGTAGTGCTCTTTTCCAGATTCTCCGCAGGGATACGATTCTTCGTTTCCATAGTAGCGGGAATGGTGGATATGAGACCTTTGCTGTTCTTCTCAGTATTCACTTTAGCGGTCAGTATCTGGTGTGGCATACTGATCTATGGTGGATTTTATTTAGGATCTCACTGGGAAAAGGTCCTGGAATTTTTAGCTCTGTATAACAAAATTTTTACGGGCTTCTTCGTGACCGCAGTTCTTGGATTTATAATCTACAAAAAGTTTTTTGAAAGAAAGAAGGAAGCCTAGGCTTCCAAAACTTCTTTTAACGTTTTTACAAATTTTTTATGAATAGGCTCGGTTTCTTTAGGAAGTTCTAATTTTTTTGCGAGTTCCAAGAGAATATTCGGTTCTATCACTTTTCCTTCGAACCATTGTCCCGCCATATCTCCCGAAATTTTGAGAACAGAAGAAAGATCTAAAATTTCTTTTTCTACCATCACAAGCGCAAAACCCAAGGCTCCATCTGTAGGAATGTAAGGCGCAATTCCTTCCGTCTTCCAAGGATCTAAGCCAGTAGGAAGAGCACTTCTCACATTCCATTTCATTTCATCTGAAGGAGGGCCAAGTTCCGTTTTGTTAATAAGCACCAACTGTACCGGATTGATATCTCCGTGGATCCTGCGATTTTCTTCCGCAAGTTCTCGGATGAGTTTTGCATTATCTCTAGTAATCGCATCTCTTCCTAAAAAGTTCAATTTATAGAGATAATCTTCCAGTTCTTTCCCTTGTAAGGCGCCGGTCAGAATGAACTGGTATAGAATGAAGATCAGATAATCGCTTTCTGTATTGTCCCCAAGTAAGATCTCCTTGGAGTTAGTAGGCAAATAAATCCGATCTCTCAAAAGAATCGTGAGTTTGTATGCTAATTGATCGAATAAACTTTGAAAAGAAGAACCGGCAAATTTACGAACCCTCTCCAGGGCACCCCAAAGACCTTCCGTCAAAAATCTGGTAGGATGAGAAAGAGTGTCCCAAAACTTATCCACCATTCCTTTCAAGGTACCTTCCAGATACTTTAAGTGCAGCGATTCCGTTTTGACGCCCTGGGTCCTGAATGTAGAAAGTAGGGTCCTTCTGAAAAAATGCGGACTCGCAGAAATAAAACAAAGTGGAGAATCCGACGTAGCCTCTCTCAATTCTTTGAATAAGGTAGGCATTCCAGGCAAAGGTAACTTCTGTTCAGGTGTTTCGAATAATGTAGAAATTTTTCCCTTATTTGAATGTATATCCGTGGCCAGGTAAGTCTGGTCGATATCGGAAGTAGTTACGATCCCTGTATATTCTTCCGCTAAAATGCGTAAGGCTCCCATTCCGATCAAGCTTTGGGAAACTAACTCGTGTTTACCGGGAGTGTTTAAATAGGCCAGGTCTTTTCCGAACTGTCTGTAAGAATCCGGTTTTAGAAAATGAATATGAAATACATAATTTCCGGGAGCCAAAGGAAAGGTAAACTCATGGAAAAAAAATCCACTTTCGTCCCCTCTGATCTCAGGAGAACGATGTAAAACTTTACCGGACCCATCCACAATTTCCGCTACAAGGATAGGCTTACGCACTGACTCGAGTCCGTAGTCTAAAAATGGAGTGATCTCTTTCTCTTGTCCTTGGAAAAGCCCTGTGAGAAGGTCCCATTTTTTAGGATCCGTCATTTCTTCGCTGACGGAAATATCCACTACTTGGCCTCGGATATAGTAACGGTTTTCTCTTCCGAGAGTTCCTCCGCAAATTGCGGCCCTACGTTTTTCCGTATTCTTGGAAATTTTGCGTTCAGTTTCTTCCGTCACAATCTTGCAGGATTCCTTTTTAACATTTCGGGAAAGGAAAACTCTACCATGGGGGTTCTAAAGGGAAAGCAAAAATCCAATTTCTTTGTTTTCGAGAGAAAAGGTCCGCCTAGGATGGTCTCAGGATGGCGAGAGGGAAACATTCGGATCAAAACCGGAAAGGTCCCAAGTCGATTTATATCCGTAAAATGAGATATGAAGAGGCATATCGGCTCTTAGACCGGGAAATCCAAGCTGCATTCATGAAGGGAGACACCCTGGTAGAAGTGGTGCACGGGATAGGCGAGGGAGTTTTGAAAAAAATGACCGAGGATTATATCCGAGAACATTCCTTTCTAAAAATTTTAGAAGACGGGGGTCTTCATCACGGAAATAATCCGGGTTCCACACTTGTGGAGATCATGGGCCCATCCTCTGAAGATCTAAAAAAGTACTTAAAATAATGGGAACTACAAGACCTAAAATCCAAATCCTGGACGTAACTCTCAGAGATGGAGAGCAGACCAGAGGTGTAAGTTTCTCCGCTTCCGAAAAATTAAATATCGCAAAATTTTTATTACAAAATCTGAAAGTAGATAGAGTGGAGATCGCATCCGCTCGGGTCTCTCAGGGAGAATTGGAAAGTGTCAGAGGCATCATGTCTTGGGCCGCTTCCGAAGGTTTGGAAAAACGGATCGAAATCCTGGGATTCGTAGATTCTCACAAAAGTGTGGATTGGATCCTGGCTTCCGGTGCAAAAACCTTAAATCTACTCACAAAAGGTTCTCTTAAACATCTAGAGGGACAGCTTAAAAAAACTCCAAAAGAACATTTCGAAGAAGTATCCGAAACAATTCACTATGCTAAGAAGAATGGCCTGGAAGTGAATGTTTATCTGGAAGACTGGTCCAACGGATATCTAAATAGCAAAGACTACGTTTTGGATTTTGTATCACATCTTTCCAAAGAACCGTTAGGCAAAATTTTTCTCCCGGACACATTGGGAGTTCTTTCTCCTGACGAAACATTTTCAGGGATTTCTCTTCTCACCCAAAAACATCCGGATCTGCATTTCGAATTTCACGGGCATAACGATTACGATCTTTCCGTAGCAAACTGTTTATTTGCAGTTAAGGCAGGAGTAAAAGGTGTACATGTTAGTGTAAACGGCTTAGGAGAAAGAGCCGGAAATTCTCCTTTAGAAGCAGTGATCACTGCATTACATGATAAAGCAGGTGTTCTCACCGATGTGGACGAAAAATCAATTTCAGAAGCAAGCCGACTGGTAGAAGTTTTCAGTGGGAAAAGGATCTCTGCCAATCGTCCAGTAGTTGGAGAAGATGTATTCACCCAAACCGCTGGAGTACACGCAGACGGAGACAAAAAAGGGAATTTATACGCAAATCCGATCCTGCCCGAACGTTTCGGTAGAAAGAGAAGTTACGCCTTAGGCAAACTCGCAGGAAAAGCGAGTATCTCCGAAAACCTAAAACAACTTGGACTTGTACTTTCTCCGGAGGTCGAAAAAAAGGTTTTGGAAAAAGTAATCGAGCTTGGGGACCAAAACAAAAATATCACGCCGGAAGATCTTCCATTTATCATCGCAGACGTTTCCGGAAATTCCAGCGTCCAGGCGATCAAGATCCTAGGATGTAAGATCAACTCAGGAATTGGAATTCGCCCAAAAGCAATCGTAGAATTAGAACTTCATGGTAAAAAATATTCGGAGGAAGGAGAAGGAGACGGAGGTTACGACGCATTCATGTCCGCACTGACTAGCATCGCTTCCAAAGCAGGTCTTTCTATCCCAAGACTAGTCGACTATGAGGTTCGTATTCCTCCCGGCGGAAAGACGGATGCACTCGTGGAAACAATGATTACCTGGAACAAGGCTCAGGAAAATCATGAAGAAGAAAATTTCAAGACCATGGGGATCCATTGCGACCAAACAGTAGCTGCAGTATTAGCTACCGAAAAAATGCTGAACTTAATTCTTCCTACATGGCAAACTTAAAACTGATGATCGTAGGTCTGGGCAATCCTGGCCAAAAATACGAAAAAAACCGGCATAATATTGGCTTTCTGGTCTTGGACAATCTTGCCAAAGACTGGGGAGTGGATTTAAACCATTCTTCAAAAGAAGAAAAAGGGAAAATAGATAAAGACGGAGTTTCCTACTATTTTCTGAAACCACTCGAATACATGAATCTTTCTGGAAGAGCGGTCTCGGAACTCTCGCGTAAAAATGGGATCCCTCCCGAAAACATTTTAGTCATTCATGACGAAGTGGACTTTCCATTCTCCAAACTCAAATTCAAACAAAGTGGTGGAAACGGCGGTCATAACGGGATCAAGGATATCTCTGAAAAACTAGGCACGCCCGATTTTTTCCGTCTCAGATTTGGAGTAGGAAAACCGGGAGATAGCGCACTCACAGCAGGACATGTTCTATCCAATTTTAACCAGGAAGAAATGAGCAAATTGCCCGAATTATTCGACCAGGCAAAACAAAAAATCCAAGATTGGGTCCGGGAAAGACAGATCATTTTTTCGAAAGCCTCCGATAAATAAACTATCCCGGACAGGTAAACTCTCCGGGGATTTTTATCCGGAGAAACCTGTGAGCGAATACGCGGTCAAACTTCCCAAATTTCCTTCCGAAATCCTGAATTCTGCCGCTTCCCGTTTTTATGAATATCTGAGAGTGGAAAAAAATTATTCACAAAACACTCTCAACGCTTATCTACTCGATCTGAAATCATTCTTTGAATTCTGCCTACAAGAACAGATAGAAATTTACCAATTAGAATCTGTGGATGTTCGTTCTTACTTCGCATTCCTTTCCAAAAACCAAGGTTTGGATAGAAGGACCCAGAGCCGAAAACTCTCCAGCCTTAGGACATTCTACAAAGTATTATTAAAAGATAATTTGGTTCCTGGAAACCCGATCCTTTCCGTTAACTTTCCTAAAACCAGAAAACAAGTCCCTAAAAACTTCCGAATTGAAGAAACAGAAAGTATTTTAGATTACGAATACGAAAACGAGAACGCATCCGAAATTTTAAACATTAGAGATAAAGCGATCTTAGAAGTATTATATTCTTCTGGTCTCAGGGTCTTCGAGTTAGTAGACGCGACCCTAGTACAATTGTCTGCAGATCATTCTATCTTAAAAGTAATGGGTAAAAGAAGAAAGGAAAGATACGTATATTTAGGAAAAGAAGCCATCCAAAGTTTAAATGAATACTTGGATGTGCGTCCTAGATTCCGTCCCAGATCCGATGAAATTTTTCTGAACCAAAAGGGAAATAAACTGACGACCAGAGGGGTTCGTTATATTTTGAACGAGAGAAGGAAACGAATGGGATGGGACAAACCCATTACCCCCCATAAATTCCGTCATACGTTCGCAACGGACTTACTCGATGCCGGCGCGGATATCCGTGCAGTCCAAGAGCTTTTGGGGCATTCCTCTCTATCCACCACCCAGGTTTACCTGAGCGTGAGTAAGGAAAAGATCAAAGAGGTCTACCGAAAGGCTCACCCACATGCAAGACTCGATAAATCCAAATAAAATACATGCAACCACGATACTCTGCGTTCGCAAAGGCGGAAAAGTAGCGATCGCAGGCGACGGACAGGTTTCTTTTGGGAACACCGTCATGAAAAATACCGCAAGAAAAGTACGTAAACTTTACTCCGACAAAATTGTCTCGGGCTTTGCAGGTTCCGCAGCGGACGCATTCACCTTATTCGAATTATTCGAAAAAAAAGTGCAGGAATTCGGAGGAAGTCTTTCCAGATCCGCAGTCGAACTTGCAAGAGAATGGAGATCCGACAGAGCACTTCGAAGACTGGAAGCAATGCTTATTGTAGCGGATAAGGACGAATCCTTTTTAGTTTCCGGAACTGGAGATGTGATCTCACCTGATGATGGAATTTTAGCGATAGGCTCCGGCGGAAATTTCGCACTATCCGCTGCAAGAGCACTCTATAATCATACGAATTTGGAACCTTCTCAGATCGTAAAAGAAGCCATGAACATAGCCGCAGATATTTGTATATACACAAATCATAATATAGTTGTAGAGGAAATCGGACAATGAGCGAATTCCTTTCCCAAACAAACGAAACCAAATTAGGGGATGACGAACTCACTCCCAGACAGATCGTCTCCAAACTTGACGAACATATTATTGGACAAAAAAACGCCAAAAAAGCTGTCGCAATTGCTCTTCGTAATCGGACTAGACGCAGAAAATTAGATCCGGAACTAAGAGAAGAAATTTATCCTAAGAATATTATCATGATCGGCCCCACAGGAGTGGGAAAAACGGAAATCGCCAGAAGACTTTCCAAACTCTGCGGCGCACCTTTTTTAAAAGTAGAAAGTACAAAATTTACGGAAGTAGGTTATGTAGGCCGAGACGTAGAAAGTATTATCCGAGATCTGGCAATGGTTTCCTTGAACCTAGTCAAACAAGAATTCAGAAAAGAAGTAGAAGCAAAAGCAAAGGAAAGAGCTGAAGAAGCTCTGTTGGATATCCTACTTCCATTTCCTGCTAAAACTTCCATTGCAGATCCTCATCCGCCTTCTATCGGTTTTTCCACAGCGGAAGCGGACGAAGAAAGAGAGAAAAGATTTTTGGAAACCAGAGAGACTATGAGAAAGAAGCTCAAGTCCGGGAAACTAAACGAACAGATCATTGAAATAGATATTCCGCAAGCAGGACCGCAGGGACTTCCAATGCTTCAAGTATTCGGAGCCGGGAATATGGAAGATCTGGACAGTCATATCCAGAATGTTTTGGGCGATCTAATGCCTAAAAAGCAGAAAAAAAGAAAATTACCCATCCCTGAAGCTCTCAAAGTTTTAGAAGAAGCAGAGGCGGAAAAACTTTTAGATCCTGACAAAGTACAAAGGGAAGCCCAAAAACGAGTCGAAGAAATGGGCATCGTATTCTTAGACGAGATAGACAAGATCGCAAGTAGAGAAGGAAGAGCAGGCGCAGACGTCTCCAGAGAAGGTGTACAAAGAGACTTACTCCCGATCGTTGAAGGCGCTACTGTAAACACAAAGATCGGCCCGATCGTAACAGATCATATTCTGTTTATCGCAGCTGGCGCATTCCATATGTCCAAACCTTCGGATCTAATTCCTGAATTGCAGGGACGTTTTCCGATCCGAGTGGAGCTAGAAAAATTATCAATGGATGATTTCGAAAAGATTTTAACCGCTCCCAGATCTTCTTTAGTAAAACAGTACCAAGCATTACTCGAAACAGATGGGATCAAAATAGAATTCGCCTCGGACGGGATCAAGGAGATCGCGAAGATCGCCTATGACATGAACGAAAAACATGAAAACATAGGCGCTCGCAGATTGAACACGATCATGGAGAAACTCTTAGAAGACTTAAGCTTCGAAGGCCCGGATCTACCGGAAGACCAAAGAAAGTTAACTATCAATAAAGAAGCAGTCGAGTCCAAGTTAAAGGGAATTATAGAAGATAAAG harbors:
- a CDS encoding AI-2E family transporter translates to MSPKEGQETNRKLFNLILGIFCIGTGLLLFVVLRPYFYSALVALILYLATRKQYKQLRRLVGPRFEPVAPWIMIGSVCMIVILPSYFMIRTLIEESLSILFKIRISLSEDKIIDTIMSLNILTDLFTDNPFFWVKLPEIYGDFAKNYIDILNLDSLYAVLSNASSFILGSIDLPAGIIMNLFFSLLLLFFFYQDGRKIERFILDNLPFSTEVEEQVGRKVAAAVQTVFKGNLIVSIMQGAAVYILLLFAKISNPFLYASLAAFFSLIPVIGTSVVWLPIGLYLMFIENNIIGASLFMVMGLTLYIVLENVVKPKMLDKKLRIHPLLIFLSLIGGIQEFGIMGLVLGPVAVTMVVILWDFWKLYRKDFFAS
- a CDS encoding DedA family protein, yielding MQFAGFDFYIQTLLDWVSGLPSALVWFFFAFSNFTENVFPPWPGDTVTAFGGFLLARGALSFWELVSSTLVGNLAGAWVMYAFGHKLLDWLKNRNFPFKSELYNEEAIEKTLAWFSRNGVVVVLFSRFSAGIRFFVSIVAGMVDMRPLLFFSVFTLAVSIWCGILIYGGFYLGSHWEKVLEFLALYNKIFTGFFVTAVLGFIIYKKFFERKKEA
- a CDS encoding phosphatase domain-containing protein — protein: MTEETERKISKNTEKRRAAICGGTLGRENRYYIRGQVVDISVSEEMTDPKKWDLLTGLFQGQEKEITPFLDYGLESVRKPILVAEIVDGSGKVLHRSPEIRGDESGFFFHEFTFPLAPGNYVFHIHFLKPDSYRQFGKDLAYLNTPGKHELVSQSLIGMGALRILAEEYTGIVTTSDIDQTYLATDIHSNKGKISTLFETPEQKLPLPGMPTLFKELREATSDSPLCFISASPHFFRRTLLSTFRTQGVKTESLHLKYLEGTLKGMVDKFWDTLSHPTRFLTEGLWGALERVRKFAGSSFQSLFDQLAYKLTILLRDRIYLPTNSKEILLGDNTESDYLIFILYQFILTGALQGKELEDYLYKLNFLGRDAITRDNAKLIRELAEENRRIHGDINPVQLVLINKTELGPPSDEMKWNVRSALPTGLDPWKTEGIAPYIPTDGALGFALVMVEKEILDLSSVLKISGDMAGQWFEGKVIEPNILLELAKKLELPKETEPIHKKFVKTLKEVLEA
- a CDS encoding Smr/MutS family protein; translation: MARGKHSDQNRKGPKSIYIRKMRYEEAYRLLDREIQAAFMKGDTLVEVVHGIGEGVLKKMTEDYIREHSFLKILEDGGLHHGNNPGSTLVEIMGPSSEDLKKYLK
- the cimA gene encoding (R)-citramalate synthase CimA, whose product is MGTTRPKIQILDVTLRDGEQTRGVSFSASEKLNIAKFLLQNLKVDRVEIASARVSQGELESVRGIMSWAASEGLEKRIEILGFVDSHKSVDWILASGAKTLNLLTKGSLKHLEGQLKKTPKEHFEEVSETIHYAKKNGLEVNVYLEDWSNGYLNSKDYVLDFVSHLSKEPLGKIFLPDTLGVLSPDETFSGISLLTQKHPDLHFEFHGHNDYDLSVANCLFAVKAGVKGVHVSVNGLGERAGNSPLEAVITALHDKAGVLTDVDEKSISEASRLVEVFSGKRISANRPVVGEDVFTQTAGVHADGDKKGNLYANPILPERFGRKRSYALGKLAGKASISENLKQLGLVLSPEVEKKVLEKVIELGDQNKNITPEDLPFIIADVSGNSSVQAIKILGCKINSGIGIRPKAIVELELHGKKYSEEGEGDGGYDAFMSALTSIASKAGLSIPRLVDYEVRIPPGGKTDALVETMITWNKAQENHEEENFKTMGIHCDQTVAAVLATEKMLNLILPTWQT
- the pth gene encoding aminoacyl-tRNA hydrolase translates to MANLKLMIVGLGNPGQKYEKNRHNIGFLVLDNLAKDWGVDLNHSSKEEKGKIDKDGVSYYFLKPLEYMNLSGRAVSELSRKNGIPPENILVIHDEVDFPFSKLKFKQSGGNGGHNGIKDISEKLGTPDFFRLRFGVGKPGDSALTAGHVLSNFNQEEMSKLPELFDQAKQKIQDWVRERQIIFSKASDK
- a CDS encoding tyrosine recombinase XerC, whose product is MSEYAVKLPKFPSEILNSAASRFYEYLRVEKNYSQNTLNAYLLDLKSFFEFCLQEQIEIYQLESVDVRSYFAFLSKNQGLDRRTQSRKLSSLRTFYKVLLKDNLVPGNPILSVNFPKTRKQVPKNFRIEETESILDYEYENENASEILNIRDKAILEVLYSSGLRVFELVDATLVQLSADHSILKVMGKRRKERYVYLGKEAIQSLNEYLDVRPRFRPRSDEIFLNQKGNKLTTRGVRYILNERRKRMGWDKPITPHKFRHTFATDLLDAGADIRAVQELLGHSSLSTTQVYLSVSKEKIKEVYRKAHPHARLDKSK
- the hslV gene encoding ATP-dependent protease subunit HslV — translated: MQDSINPNKIHATTILCVRKGGKVAIAGDGQVSFGNTVMKNTARKVRKLYSDKIVSGFAGSAADAFTLFELFEKKVQEFGGSLSRSAVELAREWRSDRALRRLEAMLIVADKDESFLVSGTGDVISPDDGILAIGSGGNFALSAARALYNHTNLEPSQIVKEAMNIAADICIYTNHNIVVEEIGQ
- the hslU gene encoding ATP-dependent protease ATPase subunit HslU, whose translation is MSEFLSQTNETKLGDDELTPRQIVSKLDEHIIGQKNAKKAVAIALRNRTRRRKLDPELREEIYPKNIIMIGPTGVGKTEIARRLSKLCGAPFLKVESTKFTEVGYVGRDVESIIRDLAMVSLNLVKQEFRKEVEAKAKERAEEALLDILLPFPAKTSIADPHPPSIGFSTAEADEEREKRFLETRETMRKKLKSGKLNEQIIEIDIPQAGPQGLPMLQVFGAGNMEDLDSHIQNVLGDLMPKKQKKRKLPIPEALKVLEEAEAEKLLDPDKVQREAQKRVEEMGIVFLDEIDKIASREGRAGADVSREGVQRDLLPIVEGATVNTKIGPIVTDHILFIAAGAFHMSKPSDLIPELQGRFPIRVELEKLSMDDFEKILTAPRSSLVKQYQALLETDGIKIEFASDGIKEIAKIAYDMNEKHENIGARRLNTIMEKLLEDLSFEGPDLPEDQRKLTINKEAVESKLKGIIEDKDLSRYIL